The Fischerella sp. PCC 9605 genome contains a region encoding:
- a CDS encoding ABC transporter ATP-binding protein, translating into MQVIDFTPLQAFRRSVVMVLRAAPVEVRNVTILMLLNGAIPATLVWLNKLIIDEATRLLGIGTAENSIALILSQPLLLGCVASLLLLNLLSDSVGTITSFLFGSLADRVKGSIEAKVLEKIANFEDIALFETPDLLNIVHLTEEGVQRLKELSFRLLQTIQGIFLFIPAVLLSGSLAWWVPLILFGCATPAISVDMKYRKQSWRVEKTQAPVAREMNLYKTVLIGETFAKELRLYRLQSLLLERWQRLFLTMFNAMEQIRRQGTTQVFAWSLLSGLGVALPYVYVVFGVLGRTYTLGDLALYTGVILQMRRNLATLIDGGSELYDVALATTPIFQLFELQPQLSSQKRVKNFQFPQTGIQIENLSFNYPNSDRLILKDINLTIYPNEMIVLVGENGAGKTTLAKLLCRLYDPSQGAIIWNGKDLRALELEELRARIGVVMQDYARFPTTIRENIAYGNLPKLQNDTAIQQAIAEAGMTRVIENLAQGMETLLGKQLEGGVDLSGGQWQRLAIARALMRLSDAELILLDEPTANLDPKTENEIYNIFRTLAKGRIAVIVSHRLALAKLADRVVVLEHGQIIEVGTHDELMALGGQYHLMFSRQASSYQ; encoded by the coding sequence ATGCAAGTAATTGATTTTACTCCTCTTCAGGCATTTCGCCGTAGTGTAGTAATGGTACTGAGAGCGGCTCCTGTAGAGGTACGCAATGTCACAATTCTGATGTTACTGAATGGGGCGATACCTGCTACACTTGTTTGGCTCAACAAACTGATTATTGATGAAGCAACTCGCCTGCTAGGTATAGGAACAGCCGAAAATTCCATTGCTCTAATACTTTCTCAACCTCTGCTCCTGGGTTGTGTTGCAAGTTTGCTACTGTTGAATTTACTGAGCGATTCAGTTGGTACAATAACCAGCTTTTTATTTGGCTCCCTAGCTGATCGCGTCAAAGGTTCTATTGAGGCAAAGGTATTGGAGAAGATTGCCAATTTTGAAGATATTGCCCTGTTTGAAACACCCGATTTACTGAATATAGTGCATTTAACAGAAGAGGGAGTGCAGCGACTCAAAGAACTTTCTTTCCGACTTCTCCAGACAATACAGGGTATTTTTCTCTTCATCCCCGCCGTGTTGCTTTCAGGCTCCCTTGCTTGGTGGGTACCGCTGATATTGTTTGGTTGTGCTACCCCTGCAATTTCTGTGGATATGAAATACCGCAAGCAAAGTTGGAGGGTAGAAAAAACCCAGGCTCCCGTTGCTCGGGAAATGAATTTATACAAAACTGTTTTAATTGGGGAGACATTTGCTAAAGAATTACGCTTGTACAGGCTGCAAAGTCTGCTATTAGAACGCTGGCAAAGACTTTTCCTAACCATGTTCAACGCAATGGAGCAGATCCGCCGCCAGGGAACAACGCAGGTATTTGCTTGGTCGCTGCTGAGTGGCTTGGGTGTAGCATTACCTTACGTATACGTAGTGTTTGGAGTATTAGGTAGAACATATACACTTGGTGATTTAGCACTTTACACTGGAGTTATTCTGCAAATGCGCCGGAATTTAGCGACACTAATTGATGGCGGCTCAGAATTGTACGATGTCGCACTAGCAACAACGCCAATTTTCCAGCTTTTCGAGTTGCAACCGCAGTTATCCTCTCAAAAGAGAGTAAAGAATTTTCAGTTTCCACAAACGGGGATTCAAATAGAAAATTTATCTTTTAATTATCCCAACAGCGATCGCTTAATTTTAAAAGACATCAACCTGACAATTTACCCCAACGAAATGATTGTGCTAGTGGGTGAAAATGGTGCAGGTAAAACCACCCTTGCTAAATTATTGTGTCGCCTCTACGACCCTAGCCAAGGTGCGATTATTTGGAATGGAAAAGACTTGCGAGCGCTTGAATTAGAGGAATTGCGAGCGCGTATAGGCGTAGTCATGCAAGATTACGCACGCTTTCCCACCACCATACGGGAAAATATCGCCTATGGCAACTTACCCAAACTCCAAAACGACACCGCCATCCAACAAGCCATAGCCGAAGCTGGTATGACTAGGGTAATTGAAAATTTAGCTCAAGGAATGGAAACCCTCTTAGGCAAACAACTCGAAGGCGGTGTAGACTTATCAGGAGGACAATGGCAAAGATTAGCGATCGCTCGTGCATTAATGCGACTATCTGATGCTGAACTAATCCTACTCGATGAACCAACCGCCAACCTTGATCCAAAAACAGAAAATGAGATTTACAACATCTTTCGCACCCTTGCCAAAGGAAGAATAGCCGTTATAGTTAGCCATCGCCTTGCATTAGCAAAACTAGCAGACCGAGTAGTAGTTCTAGAACATGGTCAAATTATAGAAGTAGGTACTCATGACGAACTCATGGCACTAGGTGGACAGTATCACTTGATGTTTTCTCGTCAAGCAAGTAGTTATCAGTAA
- a CDS encoding helix-turn-helix domain-containing protein has product MTKWHGFRLERHRIFDHAVTPEICFPTHIIGFLLNGNYKKDIFDTGTRRRTITHNCGDALLYPFGLPHVGHSFSQADFLVLYLEPKFVEKAAREISAGERIEIIPQANFEDKLVADVAKHLLAEVESGGVTGALYAESLMTALAARLIKHYSVARIISCKYKGGLAQAKLRLVTEYINEHLAENLSLEKLAGLCCLSQYHFCRLFKQSTGISPYQYLIEQRIERAKQLLLQSQLSIAEVAQTVGFNEQSQLARHFKRATGLTPTQLRSQ; this is encoded by the coding sequence ATGACTAAATGGCATGGCTTTCGCTTAGAACGGCATCGTATTTTTGATCATGCTGTCACTCCAGAGATTTGTTTCCCCACACATATTATTGGTTTTCTACTCAACGGCAATTACAAAAAAGACATTTTTGATACTGGAACTCGTCGTCGCACCATTACCCATAACTGTGGTGATGCACTTTTATATCCATTTGGATTGCCACACGTGGGGCACAGCTTTTCGCAAGCTGACTTCTTAGTTTTATACCTCGAACCAAAGTTTGTTGAAAAAGCTGCACGAGAAATTAGTGCTGGAGAACGAATTGAAATTATTCCACAGGCGAACTTTGAAGATAAATTAGTAGCTGACGTTGCTAAACACTTGCTGGCAGAAGTTGAGAGTGGAGGCGTAACGGGCGCTTTGTACGCTGAAAGTTTAATGACTGCCCTTGCCGCAAGGCTAATCAAGCACTACTCAGTCGCACGAATTATCTCCTGCAAGTACAAAGGTGGACTGGCACAGGCAAAGCTGCGGCTAGTCACTGAGTATATCAATGAACATTTAGCAGAAAATTTATCGTTGGAAAAGCTTGCTGGACTCTGTTGCCTGAGCCAATATCATTTTTGCCGTTTATTCAAACAATCTACTGGAATATCACCCTATCAGTATTTGATTGAGCAACGCATAGAACGAGCAAAGCAATTGCTGTTGCAAAGCCAACTGAGTATTGCAGAAGTGGCTCAAACAGTAGGATTTAATGAGCAAAGCCAACTGGCTCGTCATTTCAAGCGTGCGACGGGACTCACACCTACACAACTGCGAAGTCAATAG
- a CDS encoding HNH endonuclease, translating into VQRLKKKGLLIEAHTARRLMQQVPSLDPFDPNYRRLRYIRYADDWLIGFSGPHEEAEEIKREIGTFLRENLKLELSETKTLISHARMEAARFLGYDIVVLNNNQRLDRRGHRSINGQIGLRVPSDVVKSKSARFLLHGKPIHRAELVHDSVFSIVAHYQQEFRGIVEYYRLAYNLHQLNRLKWVMERSLVQTLAHKLRISVRTIYRHYQTTLQTRNGLCVGLQVTVERGEGQKPLIANWGGISLSRNMKAVLNDSPLQIIGPRTELERRLLANTCELCGSQENVQVHHVRALKDLQKKGKTPPPYWVQIMAARQRKTLVVCQQCHMDIHAGHITQRTTIDMETLESRVL; encoded by the coding sequence GTTCAACGTTTGAAAAAGAAGGGTCTATTAATTGAGGCTCATACTGCTCGCAGACTAATGCAGCAGGTTCCCTCCTTAGACCCATTCGACCCAAACTATCGCCGCCTACGTTATATTCGCTACGCTGATGATTGGCTGATTGGCTTCAGTGGTCCACACGAGGAAGCAGAAGAGATTAAGCGCGAAATCGGCACATTTCTCCGAGAAAATCTCAAACTTGAATTGTCCGAAACCAAAACGCTAATCTCCCACGCACGCATGGAAGCTGCTCGTTTTCTCGGTTATGACATTGTAGTGCTTAATAACAACCAAAGGCTTGATCGGCGGGGACACCGCAGTATCAATGGGCAAATTGGTTTAAGAGTACCATCAGATGTTGTAAAAAGTAAAAGCGCTCGCTTCCTACTTCACGGTAAACCGATACACCGTGCCGAATTAGTTCACGATTCTGTTTTCAGCATCGTGGCTCATTACCAGCAGGAGTTTCGAGGAATCGTAGAGTACTATCGATTGGCTTATAACTTACACCAACTAAACCGTTTGAAATGGGTAATGGAACGGTCACTAGTTCAAACCCTCGCCCATAAACTGCGTATCAGCGTTAGAACGATATACCGTCACTATCAAACCACACTTCAAACTCGTAATGGTCTATGTGTTGGACTACAAGTAACGGTTGAACGTGGAGAAGGACAAAAGCCGTTGATAGCCAACTGGGGAGGAATCTCTCTTTCGAGAAATATGAAAGCAGTCCTCAACGATTCACCCTTACAAATCATAGGTCCGAGAACAGAACTCGAACGCCGATTGTTGGCTAACACCTGTGAACTTTGCGGTTCACAAGAAAATGTCCAGGTACATCATGTTCGAGCGCTGAAGGACTTACAAAAGAAAGGGAAAACCCCACCGCCTTACTGGGTTCAAATCATGGCAGCCCGACAACGTAAAACCTTAGTCGTATGTCAGCAATGCCACATGGATATCCATGCAGGACATATAACCCAAAGAACTACCATCGACATGGAAACACTGGAAAGCCGGGTACTCTGA
- the nifJ gene encoding pyruvate:ferredoxin (flavodoxin) oxidoreductase, translated as MKTRTFATIDGNEAAAQVVYKLNEVIAIYPITPSSPMAEWADAWTAEGKPNIWGSVPTVVQMQSEGGVAGAVHGALQTGSLTTTFTASQGLLLMIPNMYKIAGELTPTVFHVAARSLAAQALSIFGDHSDVMATRATGFAMLCAASPQEAHDFALISTRATLESRVPFLHFFDGFRTSHEINKIELLTEEDLRSFIPDELILAHRSRALTPDKPVLRGTAQNPDVYFQARETVNPYYLACPDITQKVMDEFAAMTGRQYKLFEYHGDPAAERVIVLMGSGCEAVHETVDYLNARGEKVGVVKVRLYRPFDAKRFVAALPETTKAIAVLDRTKEPGAAGEPLYVDVVTALTENPMPNAQYPIPKIVGGRYGLSSKEFTPAMIKGIFDNLAASDPKNHFTIGINDDITHTSLDYDPDFSIEPDNIVRAIFYGLGSDGTVGANKNSIKIIGEETNNYAQGYFVYDSKKSGSVTVSHLRFGSQPIRSTYLVNQANFVACHQWGFLEQLDMLAHIVPGGTFLLNSPYKPQEVWSHLPRLVQEQIIQKRLKFYVINAYKVAREAGMGGRINTVMQVCFFAVSGVLPREEAIAEIKKSIRKTYGKKGTEIVQMNLNAVDRTLDNLYEVQVPELVDSNIEQRPAVPDTAPAFVREVLGKMIAKCGDELPVSALPVDGTYPTGTAKWEKRNIAQEIPVWDPNVCVQCGKCVMVCPHSVIRSKVYEPQELENAPSTFKSTDAKDHDWKDLKFTIQVAAEDCTGCGICVDVCPAKNKAEPRRKAINMEPQMPLREQERENWHFFLSLPNPDRRELKLNHINQQQMQEPLFEFSGACAGCGETPYIKLATQLFGDRMIVANATGCSSIYGGNLPTTPWTQNAEGRGPAWSNSLFEDNAEFGLGFRISIDKQAEIATGLLQKLAIEVGEELANSILNAKQKDEADIWEQRERVKLLKQRLDEILANVETLHATSLKSKIQNLRSLADYLVKKSIWMIGGDGWAYDIGFGGLDHVLASGRNVNILVLDTEVYSNTGGQMSKATPKAAVAKFAAGGKPATKKDLGLMAMTYGNVYVASVAMGARDEHTLKTFLEAEAYEGPSLIIAYSHCIAHGINMSTAMQNQKAAVDSGRWLLYRFNPDRIKLGENPLQLDSRTPKIPVEQSMYLENRFKMLTKSKPEEAKRLLEEAQQDVNTRWQMYQYLAARHLEKFNGHNGEAKNTGDLKDLVSG; from the coding sequence ATGAAAACCAGAACTTTTGCAACTATAGATGGTAATGAAGCTGCTGCCCAAGTTGTTTACAAATTAAATGAAGTCATTGCGATTTACCCAATTACTCCCTCTTCACCAATGGCTGAGTGGGCAGATGCTTGGACTGCGGAAGGCAAACCAAACATTTGGGGTAGCGTTCCTACGGTAGTACAGATGCAGAGTGAGGGCGGTGTCGCTGGTGCAGTACATGGTGCTTTGCAAACCGGTTCGCTGACCACCACATTTACAGCATCGCAGGGATTGTTGCTGATGATCCCGAATATGTACAAAATTGCCGGAGAATTAACTCCTACAGTTTTTCATGTTGCTGCGCGATCGCTCGCCGCCCAAGCCCTCTCCATTTTTGGCGATCACAGCGATGTGATGGCAACCCGTGCCACTGGTTTTGCGATGCTGTGCGCCGCCTCACCGCAAGAAGCCCATGATTTTGCTTTAATTTCTACGCGGGCAACCCTAGAATCACGGGTGCCTTTTTTACACTTCTTTGATGGCTTTAGGACTTCCCATGAAATTAACAAAATTGAACTGCTAACAGAAGAAGATTTACGCAGCTTTATCCCGGATGAGTTAATACTCGCCCATCGTTCTCGCGCCCTCACGCCCGACAAACCCGTACTGCGCGGTACGGCACAAAACCCTGATGTCTACTTCCAGGCTAGGGAAACCGTCAATCCTTATTATTTGGCTTGCCCAGACATCACCCAGAAAGTCATGGACGAATTTGCCGCCATGACTGGGCGACAGTACAAACTATTTGAATACCACGGCGATCCCGCTGCTGAAAGAGTCATAGTTCTGATGGGTTCCGGTTGCGAGGCAGTGCATGAAACCGTAGATTACTTAAACGCCCGAGGTGAGAAAGTTGGTGTGGTAAAAGTGCGGCTATATCGTCCTTTTGATGCTAAGCGGTTTGTCGCGGCTTTACCAGAAACGACAAAAGCGATCGCAGTTCTTGATCGCACCAAAGAACCAGGCGCAGCCGGCGAACCACTGTATGTGGATGTTGTTACTGCCCTTACAGAAAACCCGATGCCCAATGCCCAATACCCAATCCCCAAAATCGTTGGTGGTCGCTACGGTCTATCTTCTAAAGAGTTCACACCAGCGATGATTAAAGGCATTTTCGACAATCTTGCTGCTAGTGATCCCAAAAATCACTTCACCATCGGCATCAACGATGACATTACCCACACCAGCTTAGATTACGATCCTGACTTCAGCATTGAACCAGATAACATCGTGCGAGCCATTTTTTACGGCTTGGGTTCCGATGGCACTGTCGGAGCTAACAAAAACTCGATTAAGATTATTGGCGAAGAAACAAACAATTACGCCCAAGGCTACTTCGTCTACGACTCGAAAAAATCAGGTTCCGTTACAGTTTCCCACCTGCGCTTTGGTTCCCAACCCATCCGTTCTACTTACTTAGTGAATCAAGCCAACTTTGTCGCTTGTCACCAGTGGGGATTTCTGGAACAGTTGGATATGCTGGCTCATATCGTCCCCGGCGGTACTTTCCTGCTGAACAGTCCCTACAAACCGCAGGAAGTTTGGAGTCACTTACCGCGATTGGTGCAAGAGCAGATTATCCAGAAGCGGCTGAAGTTCTATGTAATTAACGCCTATAAAGTCGCTCGTGAAGCAGGTATGGGCGGACGGATTAACACGGTGATGCAAGTCTGCTTTTTTGCCGTATCCGGCGTTTTGCCACGAGAAGAAGCGATCGCAGAAATTAAGAAATCCATCCGCAAAACCTACGGCAAGAAAGGTACTGAAATTGTGCAAATGAACCTCAACGCCGTAGATCGGACACTGGATAATCTCTATGAAGTCCAAGTTCCCGAACTTGTCGATAGCAACATCGAACAGCGTCCAGCCGTACCCGATACTGCACCTGCTTTTGTACGGGAAGTTCTGGGTAAGATGATTGCTAAGTGTGGCGATGAACTGCCAGTGAGTGCTTTGCCTGTGGATGGTACTTATCCCACAGGCACGGCAAAATGGGAAAAACGCAACATTGCCCAAGAAATACCCGTTTGGGATCCAAATGTCTGTGTGCAGTGCGGCAAGTGCGTGATGGTGTGTCCGCACAGCGTCATCCGCAGTAAGGTTTACGAGCCGCAAGAGTTAGAAAATGCACCATCTACGTTTAAGAGTACGGATGCTAAAGACCACGATTGGAAGGATTTGAAGTTCACGATCCAAGTGGCAGCAGAAGATTGTACGGGTTGCGGTATTTGCGTAGATGTTTGTCCGGCGAAGAATAAAGCCGAACCACGCCGCAAGGCAATCAATATGGAACCGCAAATGCCATTGCGGGAACAAGAACGAGAAAATTGGCATTTCTTCTTGAGTCTTCCTAATCCTGACCGACGAGAGTTAAAGCTCAATCACATCAACCAGCAGCAGATGCAAGAGCCATTGTTTGAATTCTCTGGTGCTTGTGCTGGTTGTGGCGAGACACCGTATATTAAACTGGCGACGCAATTGTTTGGCGATCGCATGATTGTTGCTAACGCTACTGGCTGTTCTTCTATCTACGGTGGTAACTTGCCAACTACACCATGGACGCAAAACGCCGAAGGTAGGGGCCCGGCGTGGTCTAACTCGCTATTTGAAGATAACGCCGAATTTGGTTTGGGTTTCCGCATTTCGATTGACAAACAAGCAGAAATCGCGACTGGATTGCTGCAAAAATTGGCGATCGAAGTAGGTGAGGAACTGGCAAATAGCATCCTTAACGCCAAACAAAAAGACGAAGCAGATATTTGGGAACAACGGGAACGAGTAAAATTACTGAAACAACGGTTAGATGAAATTCTGGCAAATGTAGAGACGTTGCATGCAACATCTCTAAAATCCAAAATTCAAAATCTCAGATCTCTTGCCGATTACCTGGTCAAGAAGAGTATCTGGATGATTGGTGGTGACGGTTGGGCTTACGATATTGGCTTTGGTGGACTAGATCATGTCTTAGCTAGCGGACGCAACGTAAATATCCTGGTTCTTGATACTGAGGTATATTCCAACACTGGTGGGCAGATGTCCAAAGCAACGCCCAAAGCAGCAGTGGCGAAATTTGCCGCTGGTGGTAAACCCGCTACTAAAAAAGACTTAGGTTTAATGGCGATGACTTACGGAAACGTCTACGTTGCCAGCGTAGCAATGGGCGCACGAGACGAACACACGCTCAAAACGTTCCTCGAAGCGGAAGCGTATGAAGGCCCATCATTAATTATTGCCTACAGCCATTGCATCGCCCACGGTATCAACATGAGTACGGCAATGCAGAACCAAAAAGCCGCCGTAGACTCAGGTCGCTGGCTGCTATATCGGTTTAACCCTGACCGAATCAAGTTGGGTGAAAACCCACTGCAACTCGACTCTCGCACACCGAAGATTCCGGTAGAACAATCGATGTATCTTGAGAATCGCTTCAAGATGTTGACCAAGAGCAAGCCAGAAGAGGCAAAGCGGTTACTAGAGGAAGCACAGCAAGATGTGAATACTCGCTGGCAAATGTACCAATATTTGGCAGCACGGCATCTAGAGAAGTTCAATGGTCATAATGGTGAAGCCAAAAATACAGGCGATCTCAAAGATTTGGTATCTGGGTAA
- a CDS encoding type II toxin-antitoxin system VapC family toxin → MSGVVADTHTAIWYLLGTKNLSTNAAEALDRATDAGYSIYVASISLIEVIYLVERGRIPEIALELLNKALSESNTGFVIVPLDLGVAQMLRKIPRDMIPDMPDRIIAATALHLNVPLVTRDTKILASGIDTIW, encoded by the coding sequence ATGAGTGGGGTGGTGGCAGACACTCACACAGCGATCTGGTATCTACTGGGAACAAAAAACTTATCTACCAATGCTGCTGAAGCTCTTGATCGGGCAACTGATGCTGGTTACTCAATTTATGTGGCTTCAATCTCCCTAATTGAAGTGATCTATTTGGTAGAAAGGGGAAGAATACCAGAAATAGCACTGGAATTGCTCAATAAGGCTTTATCGGAGTCAAATACTGGCTTTGTGATTGTGCCACTGGATTTGGGTGTAGCACAAATGCTCCGTAAAATTCCGAGAGACATGATACCAGATATGCCAGATCGAATCATTGCAGCAACAGCACTTCATTTAAATGTGCCACTGGTCACTCGTGATACTAAAATCCTAGCTTCAGGAATAGATACAATTTGGTAG
- a CDS encoding aldehyde dehydrogenase family protein yields the protein MVAQLDASHSSIRPDFPITLTQLYIDGEWRNSNTGKTFNVADTLKHLTMKLGGKSANIIFADADLDAAAETAQ from the coding sequence ATGGTTGCACAACTTGACGCATCGCACTCATCAATTCGTCCCGATTTTCCAATTACCTTGACCCAACTTTATATTGATGGTGAATGGCGTAATTCCAATACTGGCAAAACATTCAATGTCGCCGATACATTAAAACACCTGACGATGAAGTTGGGCGGTAAATCTGCCAACATCATTTTTGCAGATGCCGATCTTGATGCGGCAGCAGAAACCGCTCAATGA
- a CDS encoding Uma2 family endonuclease, translated as MTTTPAPTKRFTFEEYLAYDDGTDTRYELVNGELVPMSLGSGQHGAIAEYLNDLFRAEIRRLGLDWTSKQMVIGVRSPRAGRWDTSRIPDVVVIPLSQWQELRNREAVIELNEPPPVLVVEVVSESTKTADYRAKRVEYNVLEIPEYWVVDPLINKVTVFTLIEELYEGVEFVSGDRIGSQTFPELELTVDQVLAAGD; from the coding sequence ATGACCACAACTCCAGCACCCACTAAAAGATTCACCTTTGAAGAGTACCTAGCTTATGATGATGGCACTGATACCCGCTACGAACTGGTCAACGGAGAATTAGTTCCCATGAGTCTTGGTAGTGGACAGCATGGGGCAATAGCCGAATATCTCAACGATCTGTTTCGCGCTGAAATTCGACGGCTAGGTTTGGACTGGACATCCAAGCAAATGGTTATTGGCGTTCGTTCCCCTCGTGCTGGCAGATGGGACACATCGAGAATTCCAGATGTGGTGGTTATTCCCTTGTCCCAATGGCAAGAGTTGAGAAACCGAGAGGCTGTTATCGAACTTAACGAACCACCTCCGGTGTTGGTGGTGGAAGTTGTCAGCGAATCGACAAAGACCGCAGATTATCGAGCTAAGCGGGTTGAGTATAATGTTTTGGAAATTCCAGAGTATTGGGTCGTAGATCCGCTAATTAACAAAGTGACCGTTTTTACTTTGATTGAGGAACTATACGAAGGTGTAGAGTTTGTAAGTGGCGATCGCATTGGGTCTCAGACTTTTCCAGAATTAGAACTGACTGTTGACCAAGTTTTAGCTGCTGGAGATTAA
- a CDS encoding MarR family winged helix-turn-helix transcriptional regulator, which translates to MATRAVTQLYDDTLKPLGLRGTQFTVLAALMQTGLIKLTDLTNVLSMDRTTLTRNLKPLEEQGLIEITVGEDRRERLVSLTPQGRAVVEEALPLWEQAQTKMVQGLGAEAASTLLALLANSTQIVQGA; encoded by the coding sequence ATGGCTACACGAGCAGTAACGCAACTTTATGACGATACTCTCAAGCCATTGGGTTTGCGTGGCACACAGTTCACTGTGCTAGCAGCTTTGATGCAGACGGGTTTAATAAAGTTGACTGACTTAACAAACGTGTTGTCTATGGATCGCACTACTCTCACACGCAACCTTAAACCCCTTGAGGAACAGGGATTGATTGAAATTACAGTTGGTGAGGATCGTCGTGAACGCCTTGTGTCACTGACTCCACAAGGTCGAGCGGTTGTGGAAGAAGCACTTCCTCTATGGGAGCAAGCCCAGACCAAAATGGTTCAGGGGTTAGGAGCAGAAGCCGCAAGTACCTTGCTTGCTCTCCTTGCCAATTCAACTCAAATTGTTCAAGGGGCTTAA
- a CDS encoding DUF2281 domain-containing protein encodes MSIESAIIEKLRTLPPDKQQQVLEFTEFLQQKTIPKRPRRSLKGLWANLGIEITEADIAEARGEMWGNFPRENIL; translated from the coding sequence ATGAGTATTGAAAGCGCAATCATAGAAAAGCTGCGGACATTACCCCCAGATAAACAACAGCAAGTTTTGGAGTTTACTGAGTTCTTGCAGCAAAAAACAATCCCCAAGCGTCCTCGTCGCAGTCTCAAGGGACTCTGGGCAAACTTAGGAATTGAAATTACTGAAGCCGATATTGCAGAGGCACGAGGTGAAATGTGGGGTAATTTCCCGAGGGAAAATATTTTATGA
- a CDS encoding SDR family NAD(P)-dependent oxidoreductase gives MQLAGKTAIITGASSGIGKAIAQELDAVGMNLVLTARSQDKLDQLAASLKSAKVLAAAISDPDVPQKLVDFAIATFG, from the coding sequence ATGCAACTTGCAGGAAAAACCGCAATCATCACTGGAGCCAGTAGTGGCATTGGTAAGGCGATCGCTCAAGAATTAGATGCTGTTGGAATGAATTTGGTGTTGACAGCACGATCGCAAGATAAGCTTGACCAACTTGCTGCTTCGCTCAAAAGTGCTAAAGTGCTTGCGGCTGCCATTAGCGATCCTGATGTTCCACAAAAATTGGTAGATTTTGCGATCGCTACTTTTGGATAA
- a CDS encoding dihydroorotate dehydrogenase-like protein, which yields MDLTTTYMGMTLRSPLVPSASPLSEDIDNIKRMEDAGAAAVVMHSLFEEQITLERYELHHHLTYGTESFSEALTYFPEPANFRVGPEEYLNHIRKAKEKVAIPIIASLNGSSVGGWTDYARLIQQAGASAVELNIYYVPTDIELTSEQIEQTYIDILQAVKTAVTIPVAVKLSPYFTNMANMAKRLDNAGADGLVLFNRFYQPDINLENLEVQPNVLLSTPQAMRLPLRWIAILYDRINASLAATSGIHNARDVLKMLMAGANITMLCSVLLREGINHIRCIEQEMRTWMEKHEYESVQLLQGSMSQKNCPDPSAFERSQYMKALQTYKPEWQRMYEPSSYFG from the coding sequence ATGGACTTAACTACTACTTATATGGGGATGACATTGCGATCGCCACTTGTGCCATCAGCATCCCCGCTTTCCGAAGATATTGATAACATCAAACGCATGGAAGACGCGGGGGCAGCAGCAGTGGTGATGCATTCGCTGTTTGAAGAACAGATTACCCTAGAACGCTATGAACTGCACCATCACCTCACCTATGGTACTGAAAGCTTCTCTGAAGCCCTGACCTATTTTCCCGAACCAGCAAACTTCCGTGTCGGGCCAGAAGAATACCTCAACCACATCCGTAAGGCGAAGGAAAAGGTAGCAATTCCTATTATTGCGAGTCTGAATGGTTCCTCTGTTGGTGGCTGGACTGACTACGCCAGACTGATCCAGCAAGCAGGAGCATCAGCAGTAGAATTAAATATTTACTACGTTCCTACTGACATAGAACTGACGAGCGAACAGATAGAGCAAACCTATATTGACATTCTCCAAGCAGTAAAAACCGCAGTTACTATTCCTGTAGCCGTCAAGCTGAGTCCGTATTTTACCAACATGGCAAATATGGCCAAGCGCTTGGATAATGCAGGGGCTGATGGTTTGGTGTTATTCAATCGCTTTTACCAACCAGATATCAATCTCGAAAACTTGGAAGTGCAACCAAATGTGCTTTTAAGCACTCCCCAGGCGATGCGTCTACCCTTGCGCTGGATTGCCATTCTTTACGATCGCATCAATGCCAGCCTAGCTGCTACCAGTGGTATCCATAACGCACGGGATGTGTTGAAGATGCTTATGGCAGGAGCAAACATTACCATGCTTTGTTCCGTACTGTTGCGGGAGGGCATCAATCACATTCGGTGTATTGAACAAGAAATGCGTACATGGATGGAAAAACACGAATACGAATCTGTACAGCTACTACAAGGGAGCATGAGCCAGAAAAACTGTCCCGATCCGAGCGCTTTTGAGCGATCGCAGTACATGAAAGCGCTGCAAACGTACAAACCAGAATGGCAGCGTATGTATGAGCCATCATCTTATTTTGGTTAG